From Desmodus rotundus isolate HL8 chromosome 12, HLdesRot8A.1, whole genome shotgun sequence, one genomic window encodes:
- the ZNF473 gene encoding zinc finger protein 473 isoform X1, with protein MDFTLEDWEHLGLDQGDLFWDKALDNYQNLFLLNPLRPSLTDPDGGEELKTLVRGSPEVTGPAPVFSPRGKEGICTLSLSDTAEAKISLLQEFSEEGLSQEITETFSKDGLWNSNLGEACMGESWLDSLLGDPESLLSSDTVTNKESPTECTSHKLKSSVSLESLLFSGEDSPISDVSKKGLMPAKSQECRNDFGSHSGQSQQDTVQEGVKPYKCSECGKNFSRSCNLLQHWIIHMREKPPGNEEDENGSDEHPTAHTGYASYVCNECGETFSHNTHLLLHQKIHTEEKTCKSQDSDHPSGPGSQPVEQQKTHNGGKSYKCNESGKSFGQTIHLTQQQNTHVQKRYECAQCKATFNFNEQLLQHQKIHAVKTTSECQECGKAFRQRSSLIRHQSVHTGEEPYKCDECGKAFRYILTLRSHQRVHGIEKPYKCNECGKAFYRNTHLTEHQRIHTGYRPHKCDKCTKSFSRPSHLMRHQSVHATEKPYSCAECKETFSLNEHLIQHQKIHAVETRHECQECGEHFICSSTLTSHQSIHTQEQQGLDENGKILNQNLEQKEHPGTGEKPFKCNKCEKTFDCSKYLTQHERLHTREKPFECNQCEKAIGQSTQLIRNQMSHSGIRPYKCGDCGKAFFRSTSLTKHQCLHKSKCPFKCNECGKTFSHSAHLSKHQLIHTVEKPFKCNQCAKVFVHSKYLIHHQRNHTRKTSFECNKCRKTFIHRWRLSKHQRVHTREKPYKCDDCGKIFSLNALLIRHQRVHTGEKPYFCQECGKAFSQSSCLSVHLRVHTGEKPFLCVACGKAFSQKTNLRQHERIHTGEKPYICDVCGKAFGFRAHLSEHQRIHTQEKPYQCQHCQKAFRFYVGLRRHQKVHTQK; from the exons ATGGACTTCACTTTGGAAGACTGGGAGCACCTGGGGCTGGACCAGGGGGATCTGTTCTGGGATAAGGCACTGGACAACTACCAGAATCTCTTCTTGCTGA ACCCCCTCAGACCCAGCCTGACCGATCCAGATGGTGGGGAAGAGCTGAAGACCCTAGTGAGAGGAAGTCCAGAAGTGACAGGCCCTG CTCCCGTCTTTTCACCCAGAGGAAAAGAAGGTATTTgcactctctctctttcagacACAGCTGAGGCCAAGATCTCTCTGCTGCAAGAATTCTCAGAAGAAGGACTTTCTCAGGAGATTACGGAGACGTTTTCCAAGGACGGCCTCTGGAACTCTAACTTGGGAGAAGCCTGCATGGGTGAGAGCTGGTTGGATAGTTTGCTAGGAGATCCAGAAAGTCTTCTGAGCTCTGACACTGTCACCAACAAGGAAAGTCCCACAGAGTGCACGAGTCATAAACTCAAGAGCAGCGTCAGTCTTGAGTCCCTCCTTTTCTCTGGAGAGGATTCCCCGATCTCTGATGTTTCCAAGAAGGGTCTGATGCCAGCTAAGTCTCAGGAGTGTAGGAATGACTTCGGCTCCCACTCAGGCCAGAGTCAGCAGGATACTGTCCAGGAAGGGGTGAAACCATATAAATGTAGTGAATGTGGGAAGAACTTCAGCCGGAGTTGCAATCTTCTCCAGCACTGGATTATTCATATGAGGGAGAAGCCACCTGGGAATGAAGAGGATGAGAATGGTTCTGACGAGCATCCAACAGCTCACACAGGCTATGCATCCTACGTGTGTAACGAGTGCGGGGAAACTTTTAGTCACAACACACACCTTCTGTTACATCAGAAAATTCACACTGAAGAAAAAACATGTAAGAGTCAAGACAGTGACCATCCATCAGGTCCTGGCTCCCAGCCTGTTGAGCAGCAGAAAACCCACAATGGAGGTAAATCCTACAAGTGCAATGAGTCTGGCAAGAGTTTCGGCCAAACCATTCATCTTACTCAGCAGCAGAATACCCACGTGCAGAAACGCTATGAATGTGCCCAATGCAAGGCCACCTTCAACTTTAACGAACAGCTCCTCCAGCATCAGAAAATCCATGCTGTGAAAACTACCTCTGAGTGTCaggaatgtgggaaggccttcagaCAGAGGTCATCCCTCATCAGACACCAGTCTGTTCACACTGGAGAAGAGCCTTATAAGTGTGatgagtgtgggaaagccttcaggtATATCTTGACCCTCAGGAGCCACCAAAGGGTTCACGGTATAGAGAAGCCTTACAAatgcaatgaatgtgggaaagccttctaCCGGAACACTCACCTGACTGAACATCAGAGGATTCACACGGGCTACAGGCCTCACAAATGTGACAAATGCACCAAGAGTTTCAGCCGGCCCTCCCACCTGATGCGACACCAGTCTGTTCATGCCACAGAGAAGCCCTACAGCTGTGCCGAATGCAAGGAGACCTTCAGCCTTAATGAACACCTTATTCAACACCAGAAAATCCACGCTGTGGAAACCCGCCACGAATGTCAGGAGTGTGGCGAGCACTTCATTTGCAGCTCGACCCTAACTAGCCACCAGAGCATTCACACCCAAGAACAACAAGGACTTGACGAGAACGGAAAGATCTTGAATCAGAACCTAGAACAAAAAGAGCATCCAGGGACTGGTGAGAAGCCCTTTAAGTGTAACAAATGCGAGAAAACCTTCGACTGCAGCAAATACCTGACTCAGCATGAGAGGCTTCACACCAGGGAGAAGCCCTTTGAGTGTAACCAGTGTGAGAAAGCTATTGGCCAAAGTACACAACTCATTCGCAACCAGATGAGCCACTCTGGAATAAGGCCATATAAGTGTGGGGACTGTGGGAAGGCCTTCTTCCGCAGCACCTCCCTCACCAAACATCAGTGCCTACACAAGAGCAAGTGCCCCTTTAAGTGTAATGAATGTGGAAAGACTTTCAGCCACAGTGCACATCTCTCAAAACATCAGTTAATTCACACTGTGGAGAAACCCTTTAAATGTAACCAGTGTGCCAAAGTCTTTGTGCACAGTAAGTACCTTattcatcatcagagaaatcaTACTAGAAAGACATCTTTTGAGtgtaataaatgcagaaaaacattcaTACACCGCTGGCGCCTTTCTAAGCATCAGAGGGTTCACACACGTgagaaaccctataaatgtgACGACTGTGGGAAAATCTTCAGCCTGAACGCTCTACTCATTCGacaccagagagttcacactggggAAAAGCCTTACTTTTGTcaggaatgtgggaaagccttcagccagAGCTCATGCCTTTCTGTTCATTTGAGAGTTCACACTGGGGAAAAGCCCTTCCTGTGTGTTGCATGTGGGAAGGCCTTTTCCCAGAAAACAAATCTGAGGCAGCATGAGAGAattcacactggggagaagccttacATCTGCGATgtgtgtgggaaagcctttggCTTCAGAGCACATCTCAGTGAGCACCAGAGAATTCACACCCAAGAGAAACCGTATCAGTGTCAACACTGTCAGAAAGCCTTTCGCTTCTATGTAGGTCTCCGCCGACATCAGAAAGTTCACACGCAAAAATAA
- the ZNF473 gene encoding zinc finger protein 473 isoform X2 → MDFTLEDWEHLGLDQGDLFWDKALDNYQNLFLLNPLRPSLTDPDGGEELKTLVRGSPEVTGPDTAEAKISLLQEFSEEGLSQEITETFSKDGLWNSNLGEACMGESWLDSLLGDPESLLSSDTVTNKESPTECTSHKLKSSVSLESLLFSGEDSPISDVSKKGLMPAKSQECRNDFGSHSGQSQQDTVQEGVKPYKCSECGKNFSRSCNLLQHWIIHMREKPPGNEEDENGSDEHPTAHTGYASYVCNECGETFSHNTHLLLHQKIHTEEKTCKSQDSDHPSGPGSQPVEQQKTHNGGKSYKCNESGKSFGQTIHLTQQQNTHVQKRYECAQCKATFNFNEQLLQHQKIHAVKTTSECQECGKAFRQRSSLIRHQSVHTGEEPYKCDECGKAFRYILTLRSHQRVHGIEKPYKCNECGKAFYRNTHLTEHQRIHTGYRPHKCDKCTKSFSRPSHLMRHQSVHATEKPYSCAECKETFSLNEHLIQHQKIHAVETRHECQECGEHFICSSTLTSHQSIHTQEQQGLDENGKILNQNLEQKEHPGTGEKPFKCNKCEKTFDCSKYLTQHERLHTREKPFECNQCEKAIGQSTQLIRNQMSHSGIRPYKCGDCGKAFFRSTSLTKHQCLHKSKCPFKCNECGKTFSHSAHLSKHQLIHTVEKPFKCNQCAKVFVHSKYLIHHQRNHTRKTSFECNKCRKTFIHRWRLSKHQRVHTREKPYKCDDCGKIFSLNALLIRHQRVHTGEKPYFCQECGKAFSQSSCLSVHLRVHTGEKPFLCVACGKAFSQKTNLRQHERIHTGEKPYICDVCGKAFGFRAHLSEHQRIHTQEKPYQCQHCQKAFRFYVGLRRHQKVHTQK, encoded by the exons ATGGACTTCACTTTGGAAGACTGGGAGCACCTGGGGCTGGACCAGGGGGATCTGTTCTGGGATAAGGCACTGGACAACTACCAGAATCTCTTCTTGCTGA ACCCCCTCAGACCCAGCCTGACCGATCCAGATGGTGGGGAAGAGCTGAAGACCCTAGTGAGAGGAAGTCCAGAAGTGACAGGCCCTG acACAGCTGAGGCCAAGATCTCTCTGCTGCAAGAATTCTCAGAAGAAGGACTTTCTCAGGAGATTACGGAGACGTTTTCCAAGGACGGCCTCTGGAACTCTAACTTGGGAGAAGCCTGCATGGGTGAGAGCTGGTTGGATAGTTTGCTAGGAGATCCAGAAAGTCTTCTGAGCTCTGACACTGTCACCAACAAGGAAAGTCCCACAGAGTGCACGAGTCATAAACTCAAGAGCAGCGTCAGTCTTGAGTCCCTCCTTTTCTCTGGAGAGGATTCCCCGATCTCTGATGTTTCCAAGAAGGGTCTGATGCCAGCTAAGTCTCAGGAGTGTAGGAATGACTTCGGCTCCCACTCAGGCCAGAGTCAGCAGGATACTGTCCAGGAAGGGGTGAAACCATATAAATGTAGTGAATGTGGGAAGAACTTCAGCCGGAGTTGCAATCTTCTCCAGCACTGGATTATTCATATGAGGGAGAAGCCACCTGGGAATGAAGAGGATGAGAATGGTTCTGACGAGCATCCAACAGCTCACACAGGCTATGCATCCTACGTGTGTAACGAGTGCGGGGAAACTTTTAGTCACAACACACACCTTCTGTTACATCAGAAAATTCACACTGAAGAAAAAACATGTAAGAGTCAAGACAGTGACCATCCATCAGGTCCTGGCTCCCAGCCTGTTGAGCAGCAGAAAACCCACAATGGAGGTAAATCCTACAAGTGCAATGAGTCTGGCAAGAGTTTCGGCCAAACCATTCATCTTACTCAGCAGCAGAATACCCACGTGCAGAAACGCTATGAATGTGCCCAATGCAAGGCCACCTTCAACTTTAACGAACAGCTCCTCCAGCATCAGAAAATCCATGCTGTGAAAACTACCTCTGAGTGTCaggaatgtgggaaggccttcagaCAGAGGTCATCCCTCATCAGACACCAGTCTGTTCACACTGGAGAAGAGCCTTATAAGTGTGatgagtgtgggaaagccttcaggtATATCTTGACCCTCAGGAGCCACCAAAGGGTTCACGGTATAGAGAAGCCTTACAAatgcaatgaatgtgggaaagccttctaCCGGAACACTCACCTGACTGAACATCAGAGGATTCACACGGGCTACAGGCCTCACAAATGTGACAAATGCACCAAGAGTTTCAGCCGGCCCTCCCACCTGATGCGACACCAGTCTGTTCATGCCACAGAGAAGCCCTACAGCTGTGCCGAATGCAAGGAGACCTTCAGCCTTAATGAACACCTTATTCAACACCAGAAAATCCACGCTGTGGAAACCCGCCACGAATGTCAGGAGTGTGGCGAGCACTTCATTTGCAGCTCGACCCTAACTAGCCACCAGAGCATTCACACCCAAGAACAACAAGGACTTGACGAGAACGGAAAGATCTTGAATCAGAACCTAGAACAAAAAGAGCATCCAGGGACTGGTGAGAAGCCCTTTAAGTGTAACAAATGCGAGAAAACCTTCGACTGCAGCAAATACCTGACTCAGCATGAGAGGCTTCACACCAGGGAGAAGCCCTTTGAGTGTAACCAGTGTGAGAAAGCTATTGGCCAAAGTACACAACTCATTCGCAACCAGATGAGCCACTCTGGAATAAGGCCATATAAGTGTGGGGACTGTGGGAAGGCCTTCTTCCGCAGCACCTCCCTCACCAAACATCAGTGCCTACACAAGAGCAAGTGCCCCTTTAAGTGTAATGAATGTGGAAAGACTTTCAGCCACAGTGCACATCTCTCAAAACATCAGTTAATTCACACTGTGGAGAAACCCTTTAAATGTAACCAGTGTGCCAAAGTCTTTGTGCACAGTAAGTACCTTattcatcatcagagaaatcaTACTAGAAAGACATCTTTTGAGtgtaataaatgcagaaaaacattcaTACACCGCTGGCGCCTTTCTAAGCATCAGAGGGTTCACACACGTgagaaaccctataaatgtgACGACTGTGGGAAAATCTTCAGCCTGAACGCTCTACTCATTCGacaccagagagttcacactggggAAAAGCCTTACTTTTGTcaggaatgtgggaaagccttcagccagAGCTCATGCCTTTCTGTTCATTTGAGAGTTCACACTGGGGAAAAGCCCTTCCTGTGTGTTGCATGTGGGAAGGCCTTTTCCCAGAAAACAAATCTGAGGCAGCATGAGAGAattcacactggggagaagccttacATCTGCGATgtgtgtgggaaagcctttggCTTCAGAGCACATCTCAGTGAGCACCAGAGAATTCACACCCAAGAGAAACCGTATCAGTGTCAACACTGTCAGAAAGCCTTTCGCTTCTATGTAGGTCTCCGCCGACATCAGAAAGTTCACACGCAAAAATAA